One genomic segment of Rivularia sp. PCC 7116 includes these proteins:
- a CDS encoding D-alanine--D-alanine ligase, with product MSNPSASVETHYHWRETEEVEAVATNLKELGYEVDLIGTLDALLERWRQNQLPEFIWNLSVRTTSRNRTALAPAILEQLGIPYTGGDATVKSLTLNKDFLKPVLQWRGISTPAWYRYGVDEEITQPPWKKCILKPACEGYSLGLQVWEASAGLAELQNKVKQLHQQFQAAVLCEQFISGREITVGVVGNDAPVFIGAVETVTTEGAVMQQQVLDLQAKRRGGFQKINVDLYIPQLRKLREISLDLMQLLKPLDYATFDFRVDNDNQAYLLDINADATLHPKRSLAQIALQNGLSYKQLIEVILQTAMKKLVVSG from the coding sequence ATGTCAAACCCTAGCGCGAGTGTTGAAACCCACTACCACTGGCGCGAAACTGAAGAAGTGGAAGCCGTTGCAACTAATTTAAAAGAACTCGGTTATGAAGTTGATTTAATCGGAACATTAGACGCTTTACTAGAAAGATGGCGACAAAATCAATTACCCGAATTCATCTGGAATCTTTCAGTTAGAACAACATCGCGCAATCGTACCGCTTTAGCACCGGCAATTTTAGAGCAATTGGGTATACCCTACACTGGTGGAGATGCAACGGTAAAAAGTCTGACGTTGAATAAAGACTTTCTCAAACCCGTTTTGCAGTGGAGGGGAATTTCAACACCAGCTTGGTATCGTTATGGAGTTGATGAGGAAATAACACAACCACCTTGGAAAAAATGTATTCTCAAACCTGCTTGCGAAGGATATTCATTAGGTTTGCAAGTTTGGGAAGCATCAGCAGGATTAGCGGAATTACAGAATAAAGTAAAGCAATTACATCAGCAGTTTCAAGCCGCCGTATTATGCGAGCAATTTATTTCCGGGCGTGAGATTACCGTGGGTGTCGTAGGAAATGATGCTCCTGTTTTTATTGGAGCGGTAGAAACTGTAACGACAGAAGGCGCAGTTATGCAACAGCAAGTATTAGATTTACAAGCAAAAAGACGCGGTGGTTTCCAAAAAATAAACGTAGATTTGTATATTCCACAGTTGCGGAAGTTGCGAGAAATAAGTTTAGATTTAATGCAATTACTCAAACCTTTAGATTATGCTACTTTCGATTTTCGAGTTGACAACGACAATCAAGCATATTTATTAGATATCAACGCCGACGCAACCCTTCACCCAAAACGCTCCTTAGCTCAAATTGCTCTGCAAAATGGTTTATCTTACAAACAATTGATTGAAGTGATTTTGCAAACGGCGATGAAGAAGTTAGTTGTTAGTGGTTAG
- a CDS encoding CheR family methyltransferase has protein sequence MKDTPENPELESLLEYIKNNRAFDFSGYKRASLSRRIRKRMQIIDIENYVEYLDYLEVHPDEFAELFNTILINVTAFFREPAAWEYIASEIIPNIINNKQANKAIRIWSAGCASGEETYTVAILLAEALGMEEYSQRVKVFATDVDMEALKYARHANYTHKQVANIPSELLDKYFEPINNHFSVQKELRRGVIFGRHDLVQDAPISRIDLLICRNTLMYFNSETQSKIIDRFHFALNNGGFLFLGKAEMLFSRNNLFSPLDLKQRIFTKIHNGNFREMVMEMGYSNNQKQVPQMIERQRIYEAVFEIDPVAQIVLDAKSTIILANAKARNIFNINIKDIGRSLQDLEISYRPVELRSRIDQVHSNRRAISLKDIEWSTPERETKYLDVQIMPLMHNSTDELLGIKIILSDVTRFKHLQQELVHANQELETAYEELQSTNEELETTNEELQSTVEELETTNEELQSTNEELETMNEELQSSNEELQTMNEEMRESSEELNRVNTFLESILTSLRSGVVVLSSELQILIWNRKAEDLWGLRFEEVFSQHFMSLDIGLPVEQLRQPLRAILNGERNSHELTLNARNRRGKSIECQIILTPLNNSKSNIQGIILLMEEREQI, from the coding sequence ATGAAAGATACACCAGAAAACCCCGAATTAGAAAGTTTATTAGAATACATAAAAAATAACCGTGCCTTTGATTTTAGCGGTTACAAACGTGCTAGTTTGAGTCGTCGTATTCGCAAGCGGATGCAAATAATTGATATAGAAAACTATGTCGAGTATTTAGATTATTTAGAGGTTCATCCGGACGAATTTGCTGAGCTATTCAATACAATTTTAATTAATGTCACCGCTTTCTTCCGAGAACCAGCAGCTTGGGAATATATCGCTAGTGAAATTATTCCGAATATCATTAATAACAAGCAAGCTAACAAGGCAATTCGTATATGGAGTGCTGGATGCGCTTCTGGAGAAGAAACCTACACCGTTGCGATTTTGCTAGCGGAAGCTTTGGGTATGGAAGAATACTCGCAGCGAGTCAAAGTTTTCGCGACAGATGTAGATATGGAAGCTTTAAAATATGCTCGCCATGCAAATTATACTCATAAACAAGTCGCAAATATTCCCTCAGAATTATTAGACAAATATTTTGAGCCTATAAATAATCATTTCAGCGTGCAAAAAGAATTGCGTCGCGGGGTGATTTTTGGCCGTCATGATTTAGTGCAGGATGCACCTATTTCTAGAATTGACTTGCTGATATGCCGCAACACCTTAATGTACTTTAATAGCGAAACCCAAAGTAAAATTATCGACCGCTTTCACTTTGCTTTAAATAATGGTGGTTTCTTGTTTTTGGGTAAAGCCGAAATGCTGTTTAGCCGCAATAATTTATTTTCACCTTTAGATTTAAAACAACGAATATTTACCAAAATTCATAACGGTAACTTTCGAGAAATGGTCATGGAAATGGGTTACTCAAACAACCAAAAACAAGTTCCTCAAATGATTGAGCGTCAGCGCATTTATGAAGCAGTCTTTGAAATAGACCCAGTTGCTCAAATAGTTTTAGATGCCAAAAGCACAATTATTTTAGCCAACGCAAAAGCCCGTAATATATTTAATATTAATATTAAAGATATTGGTCGTTCGTTACAAGATTTAGAAATTTCCTATCGTCCTGTAGAATTGCGATCGCGAATCGACCAAGTTCACAGCAACCGACGTGCTATTTCTTTAAAAGACATAGAATGGTCAACTCCAGAGCGCGAAACCAAGTATCTTGATGTGCAGATTATGCCATTAATGCATAACAGTACCGATGAACTATTAGGAATCAAAATTATTCTTAGTGACGTTACCCGCTTTAAACATTTGCAGCAAGAATTAGTCCATGCCAACCAAGAGCTAGAAACAGCTTACGAAGAACTCCAATCCACGAATGAAGAATTAGAAACTACCAACGAGGAATTACAATCAACTGTTGAAGAACTAGAAACAACCAATGAAGAATTGCAATCTACCAACGAAGAATTGGAAACAATGAACGAAGAACTGCAATCTAGCAACGAAGAATTGCAGACAATGAACGAAGAAATGCGCGAAAGTAGTGAAGAACTCAACCGAGTTAATACTTTTCTAGAGTCTATTTTGACAAGTTTACGTTCTGGGGTAGTAGTTCTAAGTAGCGAATTGCAGATTTTGATTTGGAACCGTAAAGCAGAAGACTTATGGGGATTGCGGTTTGAGGAAGTATTTTCACAACACTTTATGAGTTTAGATATTGGTTTACCTGTAGAACAACTCAGACAACCGCTACGAGCAATTCTTAATGGTGAAAGAAATAGTCATGAACTGACATTAAATGCCAGAAATCGCAGAGGTAAATCAATTGAATGTCAAATCATTTTAACTCCTCTTAATAATTCAAAATCAAATATTCAAGGAATAATTTTGTTAATGGAAGAACGCGAACAAATTTAA
- the murJ gene encoding murein biosynthesis integral membrane protein MurJ, which translates to MKSRSLKNIAGIVAIATLVSKLFGLLRSTCIAAAFGVGAVANAFNYAYIIPGFLLIVVGGLNGPLHTALVSILARRDEEDSKDLVAAIATLLTLILIPFTLLIIIFAPFLIDLLAPGLNFQVREIAILQLQIMAPLALLAGLIGVGVGSLNAADLYWLPSVSPMLSSIAVISSLGILAWRLGDEINAPQNLLLGGMVLAAATLAGALLQWFVQLIVQARFGLLTIRPRFNFRSGEVKQVMRLMAPATLSAGMSNINLYVDLRFASFIPQAAATLSYAELLSQTPRGLLSSILLVPLLPSFSRLAANQEWDQLKEQVRQSIVVTALIILPLSALMMALATPIVKIVYQRQAFDNQAVQMVSSVLVAYSLGMFPSVGRQILTRVCYALNDAKTPFRISGFNILLNFGLDYFLVKSFGISGLVFASMGVNLIAGGMLLIYLHRQLNGLRWREWSLPILGLTLASTITGLTSWVTSLGIERVWQAEGLIFDLVQLSVSAIFGLIIFSLIMVLLRIREVDLLFSRLRR; encoded by the coding sequence ATGAAATCTCGCTCATTAAAAAACATAGCCGGAATAGTCGCGATCGCAACTCTCGTCAGCAAATTATTCGGGTTGCTGCGTTCGACTTGTATTGCTGCGGCTTTTGGAGTGGGTGCTGTAGCAAATGCGTTTAATTATGCTTATATTATTCCTGGGTTTTTACTGATTGTTGTCGGCGGCTTAAATGGGCCTTTGCATACTGCTTTAGTCAGCATTTTAGCGAGAAGGGATGAAGAGGATAGCAAGGATTTAGTTGCGGCTATTGCAACTCTATTAACTTTGATTTTGATTCCTTTCACCTTGCTAATAATTATTTTCGCACCTTTTCTTATTGACTTATTAGCACCGGGATTAAATTTTCAAGTTAGAGAAATTGCCATTTTACAGTTACAAATTATGGCTCCTCTGGCTTTGTTAGCTGGGCTAATTGGAGTCGGAGTAGGTAGCTTGAATGCAGCAGATTTATACTGGCTACCTTCCGTAAGTCCAATGTTATCTAGTATTGCTGTAATTTCAAGTTTGGGTATTTTAGCTTGGCGTTTGGGAGATGAAATTAACGCACCACAAAATCTGCTTTTGGGTGGAATGGTTTTGGCTGCGGCAACTTTAGCGGGTGCTTTACTTCAATGGTTTGTGCAGTTAATCGTACAGGCACGGTTCGGTTTATTAACAATTCGTCCCCGGTTTAATTTTCGCTCTGGGGAAGTTAAGCAAGTTATGCGGTTAATGGCTCCAGCGACACTTTCGGCTGGTATGTCTAATATCAACCTTTACGTAGATTTACGCTTTGCTTCTTTTATTCCGCAAGCGGCTGCAACTCTTAGCTATGCTGAATTACTTTCGCAAACGCCGAGAGGATTGTTATCAAGTATATTGTTAGTTCCGCTACTGCCAAGCTTTTCCCGACTCGCTGCAAATCAAGAATGGGATCAACTTAAAGAACAAGTTCGTCAAAGTATTGTAGTTACAGCTTTGATAATTTTACCTTTGAGTGCTTTGATGATGGCGTTAGCGACTCCCATCGTCAAAATAGTTTACCAGCGTCAGGCATTTGATAATCAAGCAGTGCAAATGGTTTCGTCGGTTTTAGTAGCTTATAGTTTGGGAATGTTCCCCAGTGTTGGAAGACAAATATTAACGCGGGTATGTTATGCGTTGAATGATGCTAAAACCCCGTTTCGCATCAGCGGATTTAATATTTTACTCAATTTTGGCTTAGATTACTTTTTAGTTAAAAGCTTTGGAATATCGGGTTTAGTATTCGCTTCGATGGGTGTGAATTTAATTGCTGGAGGAATGCTGTTAATTTATCTGCATCGTCAACTTAACGGTTTACGTTGGAGAGAATGGAGTTTACCAATTTTAGGTTTGACTTTAGCTAGTACAATTACGGGTTTAACTTCTTGGGTTACGAGTTTAGGAATTGAAAGAGTTTGGCAAGCTGAAGGATTGATATTTGATTTGGTTCAACTGAGCGTTTCTGCAATTTTTGGTTTGATAATTTTTAGTTTAATTATGGTGTTGTTAAGGATTAGAGAAGTTGATTTATTGTTTTCCCGGTTGCGGAGGTGA